gcaaatactaccatgcaaacacactaaactacctgttaaatatcagcatgttagcattgatattgtgagcatgttagtatgCTGACGTTATCTCTCTGAGAACTTTCCTCTGCTTGTTCCagtttttgtgctaagctaggctaaacagaTCGTCAAGAAGAATAGCACCTCAAATGAACCTTAAATATCAGTCTTTGAATCATGTTAATTGTCTTCTTTCAttcctgtatttttatttgcagtgaTGATAAGTTTCATTGCATGGAATCCTTCTGAAGTCATTACACTTATAAATCTCTTTCCTACAGTAATACTGAGACCAACATGGCCCAGTGGATTGATAACCTTACTGTGCCTGAGGCGGAAGGTCGACTGGGCCTCTCAGCACCAGTTGATGGTAGAAAGTATGAGAGCAGAGATTTGGAGAGAGCTAGTCACTATCCCATTGGTCACCCTGAGTCTGACAAAGTCGTCATTTAAGTGTCGGTCAACATGGGGAGAGTGATCACCATCAATTATCAGGGCCACCCACGTCAGAAGAACTGGCACAACCCCAGATACGGAGAGGTGTACGTCACTTCCTGTGTATCTCCAAGTTGTGGAATGGTGCCGAGTGGTTTGGAGGAGGATTGTGTCTGGGATCCCAAGTGAATCGAAATTATTGGTAccatccatatatatatatatatatttttttttttttttttgagatattCACCTCTGAAACATCCTCTGCCATCCAAATACAATGTaggtgaaaatatttgtttgtggtgcatggagcattaaaaacacatttggaaaTACATAAAAGCAACGTGCCTTTACAGAAACAGTTACTCTAAATAATCCACCTCATTGTGAGTTTTCACAATTAGTGCCTACTATTAATTTTGAGgtaacacataaaaaaaatatcttggaataatataaaaaaagagtACCATAAACGCTTGATTATCTAAAGATAAATTCATTTAAGTAACAGTATTTATCCCTGGTAGGGAAATTAAAATGACATAGCCATAAGAATTTAACAGCAGGGTCTTGTGTCACATTATGTGGCTATTATACCAAAAGGTCGACATAACATATCCACTACTGTTGCTGTAGGAAAGCTGAAGTTGGCTGGGCAAAGTCACCTCCTGgagcaaaaaattaaaaatagtgGTGGAAATTTAAGATGAATTCAAACAGAGCAAGTTGTCTTTCAGAGATTTATTGCAATATCCAGAATACAGAAAGCAGAGATCATTAAGTCTTAAAATAAGCTTTTGACTATAAGGCAGTATAACATAAGACCAAACTATAACATAAAGGTATAAGTATTCATTACAGTTATCAAGTGTTGTGCTAAACTATGTCTATGTccccgttttttttttgtttttttttactatgtcTAAACTTATTGATAGATGGATTCAAATTGTCTATTCCATATTGCTGTAATTATTTCCTGTAATATGCTGTCTGGAGAATGCCACTTTTCTAGCCCCTAGAAGATTTTTAGGCAATTCTCCTTCACATTCCCTGGCAAATTatataacttttaaaaatgtttatatgtgaaaataaagaaatgaaaggaaatgaaacaaacatgaatgtggTATAAACATGAAAGTTACCAACAATGAACAGATAAAATTGCTATATATATGCACcatgtacctttttttttactatttaactAACAAGCATTaaatgtgtatccaaagcctgatatatcttattcccgTGCTGTAGatctccgttgttgtccaaaaactattaaaaatatgtgCAACTTAAATAATTCTTCATTTTACACCCATATTATACCCTTCATTTAGACTGAAAGTAGTTAGCATCCAGAATctctaaaaaaaagaaaaaaaaggtgataaCCATAACCAAATTATAGAAGTGTGTCCAACCTGAACAACACaagtcatgttttattgttggaATAGAGTATAGAAGTGAACTGGTAgtgttgttttaatgcagctttaagccTATATTGTCTCTCATGTTTACATTCATTTGTACCCTTCACATCATGTAAACCTATTTAGAGGTAAAGGTAGGTTCCTATAAGGTGAGGTGGAGGAACACAGAGAAGACAAGAAGATGGAAGAAGAGAGTAGGTGAGCCCCCGCTGGAGGCTGGAGATAAGAAATCTCCCACAGTCTGAGCCAGGAAGCTCTGATAGCGGCTCAGTTTGGTGAAGACCATCACCGGATCTGCTCGCATTTGACTGGCGGTGTTTTTGTTGACTGACAACACGGCTGCCTGGTACCAAGAGTTGTCTACTTGACACATCAACGGACCCCCAGAATCACCCTGAACAACCAGAAAAGACAAGACAAGTTCAAGTCCAACACGTAGCTTCAAAAATAACTGGAGTGGACATTCAGTCACAGCATTTCAtgaaactgcaaaaaaataatatttgcctctgtttttcttgctgcaaATCTGTCTTGGTGAAATCAGCAAACATAAGATCAGTATCACAATATaatttttaaagttaatttatGCTGTTTACaggacagagctaggctagctgttccccctgtttccagtgtttgtgctaagctaggctaaccgtATGCTGcatgtagcttcatatttactgtacagacatgagagtaaTGTTGATCTCATTAaaatctcagcaagaaagtgaggCATTTTTCcagaaatgtcaaactgtttccttcaaaatattttttaggtGTTAAGTTATTTCTGCACTGCTTGTGACAACAGTGATATGAAtgatatgaatatttttcaaatataaatgaaaaattcatatattaaaaaaaaggaaattcagATAAGccatttcatttccattttgaaCACTGCATAAGCTTCCCTCTAGTGCCACCTTTAGACCAAAATTTAAACTATTaagaactgaaacaattagtcaattaatcaatcaggTGATTAATGAATCTCTCTGAgtcatttttcagaaaaaatgcccaaaattccagcttcttaaatgaaacttgaaaaagtttgagacttaagctctactattgaactgtgtaaCGTTACTGTGAACAAGGAGACATCATGTCTGTTTCGCTCCCCTCTGGTTATTTTCGTGGGAAAtacagagtgaaacagacacactgacataACATCAAACACTGTGTTGAGGCAGGTGACAGTGATGCGTTCACTGACCACTCCGTCGGCTTGGCCCTTCTGATATTGGTCCCCCCATGGGCCAATCTTCTGTTTATGGAAGGTTTGGCTGCAGAGGGAGCCGAATCTGAGTACCACTGCTTACTGGATGCTGCCCCTAAGCTGGCCGCCTGCCCGCCCtctgacacatttttataaGGAATAGCATCACAGCTGCGCATTAACGGAGTAgatggataaaaaaaactgagactGGGTTCTTCACTCCAGTTCTGCTGTGTTTCTCGTCTGTTCTTAGGCATCACAGAGATGAATCTATCCTACTAAGAGGAGATAGATGCTCTTTCGTAGGAGATGCAGGACTCGATCTGATTCATCAAATACCTTCATGAAATAGAGAGACATACTGTACCAACAAATGGTATATATTGATCTGTCATTATTCACCTGCTCCAGTGTAAAAGATCCAGTACAAATGTTGTCACTGGTTGCTGCGGTCCCACAGTTTACCACGGAGGTCTGGAACTCCTGCAGAGCTTGTTCATCTAGAGTTggggaaaaataagaaaattggAAAATGATGACACGAAACAACCAGATTTACCAGCGTGCAATGTCTGAAGTGTTTTACATGATAAAGAGAGCTAACATTGTGTCTGTCTATATGTGAAGGACTCACCCCCTCCACGCCCAGAGTTCCAGCCAGCAGCCCAGCATTTAGAGCCCACAGTGAAGGTCTTTCCATTGTCCAGACAGATGGGCTGGATGTACTTGGACAGGGTGGGCCGGGCTGCCAGATGCAGCACTGCCACATTAGACCCGGTCAGGGTGCTTAGGGTgattttttccactttcagtttCACCTCAAAGGAGTTGACTCCATTCTGTTTCAAACGACCCAAGACCACAGTCCATTCAGATGCTGTAGGTGAACTGTTGGAGGAAAAATCAACTCAATTAGGACTGAGAAGAACtttaaaaccaacaatgtgttagtccgtCTGTCAATATTTTCTAACTTGATATATAAGGCTCACCTTGAGAAGCAGTTGGCGTTGCTCAGCACTGAGTCCGCAGCCACTAGAGTCCCACCACACACATGCTTTCCATTCTTCTGAAGGCTCGCCATCCACGGCCACATGCCAGCAGTCGCCACCGAGCTTCCTCCCGAAATACGTGAATTCATTGGGGCGCTaccacagacagctggagagaaaagcaaaagGCAGACaatgaaagatttttttaaaacgaTCACAGAAAATATATCCATCATTATAAAAATTAAACATCCTTCAAGCCCACAGacctttattttaaattctagcaTCTAAAcatttccaaagataccaaacatGTTAGGATGACTACTGTGAAAATTTGTACAAAATGATGCACAAACATCTGGGATATTTCTGTTCTGTTAGAATAGTGCCACCATAAAAAGCATGGAGCCTTTGTTTTGAGTATTTCCCTCAGTGTAAAGATCATTTATCCTCAATGAAGACGCAGAATAGATCTGAAACTGTCACGCAATGTGGAAAAATGTCTGATCTCAAAGCTTTCAAATTTAAGGTTAAAAATCTGTCAGATCCGTTCACAAAGCCTGGACGTGACAGTTACTCACGCTTGGTGGCAGAACAGGTGACACTGAGGTCACTGTCAGTCCCAGTGGACTTGAAGGTGACGAAGCCTGGCTGGCTGCCGGTAACTTGACTTTTGATCCAGGACTC
The genomic region above belongs to Thunnus albacares chromosome 17, fThuAlb1.1, whole genome shotgun sequence and contains:
- the LOC122966757 gene encoding serine protease 27-like translates to MSLHCFISYLIFSTSTTGLTVVLGRQNQEGTNSNEESRDVTKIIKHPKYNSASKDNDIALLKLSSPVTFNDYILPVCLAASDSTFNNGVNTWITGWGEIGSGKPLPSPQKLMEVEVPVVGNKQCNCDYGAGKITDNMICAGLRAGGKDFCQGDFGGPMVSKTGNVWVQAGVVSFGKGCALPKFPGVYSRVSKYESWIKSQVTGSQPGFVTFKSTGTDSDLSVTCSATKPVCGSAPMNSRISGGSSVATAGMWPWMASLQKNGKHVCGGTLVAADSVLSNANCFSSSPTASEWTVVLGRLKQNGVNSFEVKLKVEKITLSTLTGSNVAVLHLAARPTLSKYIQPICLDNGKTFTVGSKCWAAGWNSGRGGDEQALQEFQTSVVNCGTAATSDNICTGSFTLEQGDSGGPLMCQVDNSWYQAAVLSVNKNTASQMRADPVMVFTKLSRYQSFLAQTVGDFLSPASSGGSPTLFFHLLVFSVFLHLTL